The region TGCGTTGCGCGGACTTCGGCCCGACACCGGGCAGCGCGCGCAGCGCTTCGACGAGCGCCGACAAGGCGGAAGGTTGTTTCATGCTGATCGGCGGCGTCGAAGTGGGGGTTGCCCTGTAGGCGGGTAGCTATGCGGTTCTATCAGCGCGCAAGCGGATCAGGCAAGTGCGCTTGACTGACGAACTGGGACGCGCAGTGTCGAACCGGAACAAGCATGGAACGAACATGACTCGCGCGTTCCACGGACGCCGCGGCAACGGCAGCCGCGGCACTCGGTCCTTATTGCAGCGGCAGCGCTCAGAACGGCAGTTTGAAGCCCGGCGGCAGCGGCAGGCCCGAGGTCATGCCGCCCATCTTTTCCTGGGCGGTGGCCTCGGCCTTGCGCACGGCGTCGTTGAATGCAGCGGCGACGAGGTCTTCCAGCATGTCCTTGTCGTCGGCGAGCAAGCTCGGATCGATCGAAACGCGGCGCACGTCGTTCTTGCAGGTCATCGTCACCTTGACGAGACCCGCGCCCGACTGCCCCTCGACTTCGATCTGCGCGAGTTGCTCCTGCATCTTCTTCATGTTTTCCTGCATCTGCTGGGCTTGCTTCATCAGCCCGGCGAGTTGGCCTTTCATCATGGACATGCTCCTTCTTGATAGCGTGAAATCCGGAAATCGGGTGCGCCACAAGGCGCGGCGAATCAGTGGGCGGACGGCGCGCCGTTCGGGCCGGCGTCCTGCGTAATCGGGCGGATGGAGCCTGGCACGATGCTCGCGCCGAACTCGCGGATCAGCGATTGCACGAACGGATCGGCGCCGATCTCGCGCTCCGCTTGCTGCTGACGCTGGGCGCGCATTGCGGCATCGTGCGCGGCGGCGGTACGGCGTGCCGGACCGACTTCGACCAGCACTTCGACGTTCTGGCCGAGCTTTTCGGCGAGCGCGGTTTTCAGTTTAGCGACCTGCGAGGTTTCCGCGTATTGCGGCACCGGCACGTTCAGCTTGAGCGTGCTGCCTTCGAGCGCCATCAGTTCGCTGTTGAACGCAAGCTGATACGAAATGCCTTTGAGCGGCAAATCGACGGCGAGCGCGGGCCAGTCGCCCTTGAAGCCCAGCGGGTCGAGCGGCACGGCGGGCGGCAGCGGGCGTTTGTCCACGACCGGCGCGGGCGCAGACGGAGTCGCAGCGTTGACGCGGACGTCGTCCGGGCCGCTGTCGAACACGGGCACGTAATTGTCTTCGGGCAGTCCGTAATAGCCTT is a window of Paraburkholderia sp. IMGN_8 DNA encoding:
- a CDS encoding YbaB/EbfC family nucleoid-associated protein, giving the protein MMKGQLAGLMKQAQQMQENMKKMQEQLAQIEVEGQSGAGLVKVTMTCKNDVRRVSIDPSLLADDKDMLEDLVAAAFNDAVRKAEATAQEKMGGMTSGLPLPPGFKLPF